One genomic segment of Impatiens glandulifera chromosome 6, dImpGla2.1, whole genome shotgun sequence includes these proteins:
- the LOC124943409 gene encoding single-stranded DNA-binding protein 1-like, with protein MEKTLKRNTYEINTLNKTYTKFEKNFFRRKSDLIDCERENAVELHNEVIDEISLLRNQMVKIQGNMSRADAERLEQADSFARNIQAEEDAKAAAEKEKNLITQGDDNSGRRGGGVSTDTRSKRKPTGDDSDRPIKRGGGRIGDRGGRSSGGDRGGRSGGSGRGGRSLPPF; from the coding sequence ATGGAGAAAACATTGAAGAGGAACACATACGAGATTAATACCCTCAATAAGACAtacaccaaatttgaaaagaacttcttcaGACGAAAAAGCGATTTGATCGACTGTGAAAGGGAAAATGCCGTTGAACTCCATAATGAAGTTATAGATGAAATTAGTTTGCTTCGAAATCAGATGGTTAAAATTCAAGGCAATATGAGCAGAGCTGATGCTGAGAGGTTGGAACAGGCCGATTCCTTTGCAAGGAATATTCAGGCTGAAGAAGATGCTAAGGCTGCTGCcgagaaagagaagaatctcATTACTCAAGGCGATGACAATAGCGGCAGAAGAGGCGGTGGTGTTTCAACAGACACTAGATCAAAGCGAAAGCCAACCGGTGATGATAGCGATAGGCCAAtcaaaagaggcggaggtcgcatcggtgatcgtggtggtagaaGTAGTGGaggtgatcgtggtggtagaaGTGGTGGAAGTGGTCGTGGTGGCCGTTCTCTCCCTCCGTTTTGA